The sequence below is a genomic window from Vespula pensylvanica isolate Volc-1 chromosome 1, ASM1446617v1, whole genome shotgun sequence.
gttatcttattattattcaacgaACTTGGGTTGAATTTCACCcacataataaataacattacaGAAACGGTAATATATAGCCgaactttatataatatattcattacttatatttattcatttctataaTAGGTAAATATCATAAGCTGTCATAAAGATGAAACGTCCCGTTCCATGATGATAAATTTTGTTGATATATTAGACATTATCTTTTCATCTGACACAACATTGGACTTAAGTGAACATTTATTCATCGGTGGATGgatcgatcgttatttattagaatGTTCAAAAAATAGAGTACATTCTGTAATCAAAATTCTAATctgtattttcaaaaaatgcaattctttgaaaatgctcaataataatttgggtatgttcttttatatcatcatgttttaattgtattataatatatattaattaattaaaatttacttaCAGAACATGTTTCTAAAATGTTGGATGCCTTGTGGTGTAATGTTGCTTGTAGAGTACGACAACTTGTTTTTGATCCATTACTTATTGGtgatcattatcataatcttGCAAGACTTGCAGTTGCTTTTACATTAAATGCTCTTAAAGAGCCAGGATtagcaaaaaaatataaacattctGCAGCATCCTTGTTTCAACATTTTGCGACATCTTTAATTGTAAAAGATATAaggtaattttattttctatttatatatataaattattataatagcacatattttttaaataaatattagatttttataaattttttctagaatcacacgatattatttaatgctAATacttcaagaagaagaagacatataccatttaaagaaagagatcaaaAATCTTGATCTTATACTTATACAAGttagtataaaattttattttatattatatttatgtctgaaatataatatttattttaaatatttgaagattaatttatatactagGCATGGGTAAAATGTTCTATTTTGGGATATGACGAAAATTGGatagaaatacaaattttacaaaattatatagctcaattaaatgaaattagagagatttttcttacaaatcaggatttttatgaattcaagaataataaagaagctatattaatatttataatgtcttcaatgaaaaaacgaaaatcatTAAAGGTAATTTAATTGTAAGTtctgtattaatattattagttgCGTATTATAACTactaaagtaatatatatatatatatattctaataccTTAGAATGAGCAACAAAAAGTACAATTTGATATAAGATACAGATCATACTTCACTAATGTAGATAAATGGATACTCTCGTCTATAACAGAAGAGTCTCAAGAAACGGAGCTTGCTTTTTGGATTTATAGATGTGTAGGAACATTAATTATGTGTTCTTCACCCATGTTTTATGTGAaggtataaaagtatatttgaagaactaaaattttttattgattcttGGTGATTttccaattaataaatataattataaatgaatatccTGTTTGTATATAGAATCAGGCAAACAGCATGTTGAAggttttattacataaaattgcCCTTCCAACAGAACAATCTTCTCAATGTTACATCAAGAACTTGTGTAAAAGGatattttctatgataatCCTTGGATTAGAATCTTTGAACATTAAAAGTGATATTTCGTTACAAGTACTAACTAGAAACTTATTTGAtcaatatatttcgattttaataacaGAAGATAGTAGTGGAAATTTTAAAGTGTCTGATACATTACTGAAGTGCTTCCAAGATGCAAAAGCAGATTTTTTACATCTCCTTTTTGAAATGCTTATGACATTGTTTTTTACAATATCGTCAGAAAATAACATGcataaacataattatttggtatgtatatattaaaatttttaagagattattaataaaattattttatctaattacATTATTCGCAATTCTTCAATTTGTAGATATCATTACTCTTGAAAACTTTATTAAAAGGAGGTAAAATATATGCAATTAACATAacagaattaattttaacgatttgCGTACCTTATGTCATTACCTCTTATTTAAAAGTCCATGATCATCATCCACATAAAAATCATGCTATTGATTTGATGAATAGCATTTTCACGAATCATTATTATAGAGAGAATGCTTTTATAaggtataaatttattatataattataacgaagttatattaaataataatcctaaatttcatttttatttacagagaaaaattgataaacaTTTTATCTGATATTATACAGAGGTATGTTACAACATATCCTCAGTCTTCGTTTGAATTTATGCGTTCAATTGCACCTTTAAAGATTGGTGTTATAAAAGTTTTACTTCCACAAATTGAATCTATTATAATcgatcttgaaaaatataaacgtcCTAATGCTGCATCTTTAaggtaaaaattaaaatcatatttttttattatattgtgatatgacatttatatttcagtatatttctattgaatatatttttttcagatatacTTGGAACCAATTTCAAAATTTCGTACGGAACATAGAAAATAAGCAATAATcagattgaaaatttattaataaatagtaagtagtacaattagaattatttaaattttgtaccaattttaaagatagattattgtaatatctttctgtttttgaaacataagataatttaataacacaTTTGCAAATATAGcaattattacattatgttaaaataatgaaaataagtaAGAACAATCTGAACATAattgtttacatattttaGCGATAGAAAATCAGCCTAAAAAGAGGGACAAATGTCGTATGCAAGACTCCATAATAATAAGTGAACTATAGTACCGACACAATGCTTCttacataatatacaataatttcatttagtATATAAATTAGTTATAAGAAGTAACTAAATTATTAACTgaagtatatatactttttgtgTTCGTATAATTCTTTCAGCTATTTTCGATGCGAATGTCTCGAACGATGGTGTTTTAATGGTGTAGTTGTAGCGCGGGGGGGCGATCGTCATCCAATTAATTCTAGTCGAGATACAGCGTTACGAACGGCATTACGTAACGTTTGTTCTGTATTACTGCTCAATAGTGACTCAAGCCTTTCAacataattatcaatattttgtaACGTTGCACCTTCGTGTGTACCtgaaatttatgtaataacaaTCGTTAATTGTCATCAATCAcctttactatatttttttatatagtaatatcaaaaaatgaaatgactAATTAAACAATAACCTGGTAAAGGAATGGTTGCAAAACAGCCTGCTAATTGTGCACGTAAAGAATCTAGATGGCGTTGTAATGATTGATTTGTTGTACGTTGTTGATTTGTTTCAGATTCTAAACGATTTACAGCTGCATATAAACTATCCACATGTCGTTGTAGTACAGCATTTTGTGCTTCGTAATCTGATGTAGCTTTTCTTAATTGCCTTAATTCAGCTTCGCATGCTAGTTaacattaaacaaatattgatGTATATGCAACATAGATGCAGtgaaataagtataaaattatatattttataatacattgttgatatatgtataattcaaTCTATACTATTTACCTTTATTGTGATCTAAAAATTCTTCTGTAAAAATGGGAATATCAAAACCAGTGAAATCATTGTCCTTGTCTTGTTGCACGTCCtagataataatactttttaagtcttttttacaaatataatttttattgttatctttgagacatttgtatatatcaaAACTACATACAATTGTAGTAAATGTAAATACTCACATTTTGTTCAGTATTTATATCTGTTCCAttccgttcttttttgttttcagtaTGTTTTTCTGAAGACTGTTTCTCAGAAAAAATACGGTATGCCTCTGTTTGCTTATAATCACTAAATTCACGATTATAACGTTCTTTATCTTGTTCAGCTGCATCTAAGTATTGCTATAAACAATATCTTGCTtgtgaaatgaattttttatatatttaattttctaagatcaaaagaatattattctaaCCTGTTTTTGATCTGTAGGTAATGTACTCCATTCTGAAGCAAGAAGTTTTGTGATTTCAGCAAATGATAAAGTTGGATTTTcacttcttactttttctctccggtcatttaaaaatctatataaatgtaaatagggtaaataatcattgataatatatctaatattttttaataatattaaatttacctAAAGTAACCAGTAAGAGGTTGTTTTGGAGCTGTAGCATCTCTTGGAgtctttttacgtttttttgcTCTATTAGTAACATTAACATTACTATTTCCGGTACCTATGATGgcagtattttttttaataccattATCACATAATGAATCAGGTGCCTTGTCTTCTGCACTCCCTGGTGATTTGTCTGATGaacataataatttaacatataaattcatttgtctttataaatatataaataatcgaatgcaatcaaaataaaaaaattactggCATGTTCTTCAGTTTCTCCATTGTAAGTCGGTTGTTCTGTTCCGCCATTACTTTcagaaatttcatttgttaCAACCGTTTCACTCATTTTGttgaaatatgttttattaactTTCTTCTTCCAGATGATTGTTTAAACCAGCATCCTTTGATTCATGCTGTTTTAacatcataataaaataaaaatagtaaagtcgattttttcaatatacatgtatacatatgtatacgaatATCAATCACAGAATAAGAGTAGTTGTGTGTGTTAACCACCCCATATCATACATAACTTTAGAATAACTTATACATACAAACCATTTGTTAGGTTATGCCATAGAAACAGTTATTTAGAAATGATCTCGCAtcaaacaatatttaaaataaaatgttctcTCAAATATTGTGaatgataaaaagtatatattcttaaaaaatattcacacTAAAAACAGAAATACTTTAGATTTACCGATCGTATCGCGTCAAAATTGTCGCGCCGCGTCATTATTCATTCCATACAGTATAGCCAACATTCTGATATATTATCCATGTCAAAGTTTTatgttaaacattttattctaGATTGTTACAAGTCTGTTTTGCCCGTGTGTTTTAAACAATGAAGTTGTttcgaacaaataaaagatataatttcttcAGTGCATTCAACCATACctataaatgaaattgtctatgatatttgaaaaagatatcAAACAGGTTGagtgattcataaataattttttcttcgatattggAAACTAAAAGCGATTCCTAgttagaaattataataagtaaaaactAATTTCATGCGCAATAACGTAAACTGTTCATcctaaattaaagaaattaattctagTGAATATTGCaccattttaaagaaaatcctGTAATCATGAAAGGTAACTTTAGTATAAACCATGATTATACTAAATTTCCAATTACTGTATATTTTActatacaatttaattttcattaaatttagaataaatgtacatatttgaaaatatattccatccttttatttataatgttttcATAATCTACTTGTACAAATCAAATTTACACTGTCTTTGTGACATTTTATCTTatgttattagaaaatattttagttcACTTTTAATATGTCGAaacgttatataatttaaaatatattaattaaactaataggtaacaaaaatgtttaatatattttattctaggtaataagaaaaatcacgataagaaaagaaatatactttctataaaacatattacacagaaaaatagtataaatGAACATATaatgaaagacaaaaaatatttaaatatggcTATTGCATTATCTAATACCACACATTCTATAAAACATGAAGAAATACAATgcagtaataatataaaaatattgcaaaaaaatttatgtaaaccAGTATCAGTAGTACTTCAATGTTTATCTCAAGAGATTAAAAACTATTTGTAtactataaaaaatcaatataaatctaaaataagAATTCAACCAAGAAAACATATATCAAGGAAATTCAAAGAACAAGAGCTACAATTAAGTAATGACATTAgtgatatttttgatataaataataagcctgaaaatacttttttgaatttaataaataatgtttatgtTAATGATGAATTAgataatgagagaaagaacagTGACCAAAGAATGAACAAGAACGAAGTGCTAAAAAATGTGCAACCAGTTGTGATGTTATCAAATCAAGTTATATTAAATCAAGTAGATGAgagtaaattaaaaagtagaaaaaaagttcaaaaaaCACTAACATGTGTATTTTCTTCAGAAAATatcatagataataataaatataaacaaaataattatgcaTATGATGATATAGAATCTATTCATTCTTTGCCAAAGACAAATGATGAACTGCCTTCTATAAaagaagcaaataaaaatgaaaaatgtttagataaaagaaaatataaaagaaaatatatgtctTATGAAGAATCTAATGATATAccaaattctataaaaaatcaaagaaaaagaaagaaaaaaactgaaTTACATCATATAGATCCTGAAGGAACTATAGTCTTAAACCATCTTAAACCaactaataataaagttataatgAGTAACTTATATCTTCATGCTCCATATCCAGACATTACTGAttcaaaagtaatattaactaaactagaaaatatatatgatgataaatatatcataaactggaaaaagaagtatccacaacaatttcttttgtttcaaaATTTAGAGTCTATTGAACAACATAAACATTttcctataaatatattatctccAAAGATTATAGATTCTCACAAagattttacaaaagaaagtaatatgaGCAcagaaattgaattaaattcatGTATTTTACCATCAAACTATGAACAACCTAAAAATCCAAAAGTGCTTTTagtgaaattagaaaaattgggAATTTCTcttaaagaacaaaatatagTTTCAAAAGTAGAACATTCAATAGCACAATATATTGATTActctaaaataaatttctttaatcatTCCAGTAATGTACTTGCTCATAATAGTGAAGTTAGTAGTGCGATTAGTGAATGTATTAATGAAGCTTTAGCAAAATTGAAtccttttgaaaaagaagtaatgatcaaatatcttttatccAAACATGCTAAATCAAATGCATTAACTATACAATTAGAACaaaactcttcttcttcaaaaagGATTTTACAGgatgtatataatttagaaaaattttcagaGATATTTTCATGTGAAAAGTCTAATGTATGGTTAAAATCAACAGAAAACATGAAATATCCAGAAATATGTACATCATCAATATATGAAGTAGAAGGAACATCTAATTTATCAAAACTACCACAGATTATTCAGGATGAAATTATCTCCCCACAAAGGATGATATTAAAAACACATTTACAAAGATACCTACAAAGATTTTCCAGAAATTCTTCTCTAGCAGAAGTTAACTCAATGACTGTGTcagatgaaatattaaaaagaagttcaaaattaaaggaaattcAGATATTACCACTACTGATTACAGAACAGAATATTTCTCCAAAAAAATCTAACGAgacgttaaaattaataagtgcaattgattatgaaaatataacaattctacaaaataacgaaagaactCTGATTGATAATGACAAACAAAATGTATTACAAAAGAATACAGATCAAGGATTAAGTCGTATAGAAGATTTACTACCACAGTTCATTGTTGATAAAAGTTCTAGTGTAAACAACATAACAAATGAATCAATAATCTCCGTGTTAAAAGAGACTGCTACAGATGGCATAcctgtaaataataatagtatttcaACTGAATCATCAATATTATATGACGTAAAAAAGAGCACAAAATATATAGGTTTATCAAATGAAACGTCAGTAAATAACGATTCTAGAAAAGTAATTTCGGATAgtgatataacaaaaatagatGTTAATGATATAAACGTACCAAAAAGTGTGCAAATAGAAGAAAttcaatcaaaaattaatacatcagataatccttttttttatgaatgtaTTGCATGTGGATTATTTTTCCCAGAATTTAAAATACTTCAATCACATCTAAAGAAATgcttgaagaaagaaagaaatagtgtAAATGATAACGATACGATATTTAATAGATCTAAAGGTGTGAATATTTTTGAGAATTCAAAATGTGATGATATACCAGAATTGAATTCATTGATACACCAGCAAGAATCTTCTGCTCTTGGTAATAATAGTACAATATTGTCAACATTTTTGATGTTTCCCTCAATTTCTCCCATCTctaaatctaaaataaaaaaaattaatcatgatATTCGACAAAAGGACAAACGTGCACGTCGTAAACTATtacaatacaataataaaaatactcgaTGTACTGTCTGTTCAGAAGTATTTGATTCAATGATAAGTCTCTCAAAACATATTTATGGCCATACTGAAAAAGAGTTGCAAAAAGCATATGAAATTgccaaaagaaaacaaagatggAAAAGTGCAAATGACAGCGATGGTGAAAGAACTGATATGAATACAATTGATTCAAGTGAAAAAACACAAACCAGTGAATCTTCAAGTACATTACTCATAGATAGTACAACAGTTGAATCATTGCAGACTATtctagaaaataagaaagatggaaatacagaaaataaaattatttcaatggaaaaaatgaaacaaagtgaatcgaaagaaataacaaattctTTGGATCCATTAGCAATAGAAACTAATAAACAtgtatcaatgaaaatttctacAGCTTGTGaaacaaaatcaattaaattttgtgCATgtcataaaaatgaatttggaAACAAAACATCTATTGAATTAGTTTtactttgtaatatttgtaatattttatttcaaacaagGGAGTGTTTTGAAGCCCATTTTGAAAATGTGGAAACATACTTGTGTAATGCTAAACGATTAACTAGTAGAGTACCAAAATTGTATTGCAGTGTTTGTCAAGTAGTATTGTATTCTTTTATTGGTATGCGTCAACATATggaaaatcatttaaaaaattttccaagTATCAAACTGTTTTGTCATGTCTGTAAGGTACGTTTTATCGGTATGGGTcctatatttaatttacacTGGTTTAATCAcacaagaaatatttgttatgtAGCTTCAGCTTcaaattttccaaaaatatcAATAGTGGATCCGACCAGTGAGATATGGTCAATTATTACTTCAGATCAGTTCAAGTATCTTATAGTGACAGAACACGTTTGCAGTATTTGTAATGCACAGTGCTTTTCAaagaatcaattaaaatatcatatgtCATTTTGTACAGAAAGTTCAGTTTCAAAGTTATCTAGCATAATATCTACAAATAATCACGAAAATGAAGGTATTCAATCGGAATTGAACTTGCGtttgttttgtaatatttgcAATCTCACATTTTCACAAAAATCTTTATATGAAAAGCATGTTGCAAATCACAAAAGTAATTTGCAATCACAGTACATTTATTTGTCAGAAACAGATGTAAAAAGAacgtatatttgtaatatttgtgCGAACATTTACGAAAACCTAAAGGAATTCATGATGCATTGGCAAGATCATAACATGGTACATGAAACTTTCATGTGTAATCAATgcaaaaaaagtttcttcaaTCTGGAAACATACATAGAACATTCAAAGCAAtgtaatatatcgataataaacgtAGCAAACACTTCCTATCAAGAGATTTATCACAAAATGGATTTTACTTGTAAGATTTGTAATTTAACTTTTGACTCAGACAGAACTTTATGTCAACATACTAGTATTCATCATGAAAAGTTTCCAAATTTGAATACAATTCCCTCAAATAATGCATGCAACGATTTAAActtacaaaaaatttctttgatatatccGACAGAATTAGAGCGTGATTTGATAGCACCTATCATTCACACTACTCATTCAATTGATGAAATAACGACGAACAGCACAGCTCCTGTAAACAAGAGTATATTTGAAGTACCTGAAAACAACAATTCTACAATCAACCAGTCAATtgattcattgaaattatcaACAAATTCTGGATCAGTAGAATCTAGTActgttgataaaaatttagaaaatcttTCATCTGTCAGCGATACAGAAATCGACGACTTGAACGCAaccaaaattaataattttatgggAAACAATAGACCGTCTGTTCTTATGAATAAAtcggaaaaggaggaaaacaCAACTGCTATAAATAATAGTTTGGATAAGtatgataatagaaaagatttaaacAACAGAAACACAGTGATAGTTAAATCACCTGacttgaaaaagaatgatGTTCTTGATAATCCTCTGCCATctgaaaatattgatataaatgaaaaagaagatgatgtTATACTGATCGAACCTAATATTTTAAAGGAAACCGTAAAACCAACAACGAGTCTCCAATCAAATAATTCTACTGAAAAGAGTGAAGAGCCGATACAGactaagaaatatttacgCGTAAAGAATATCTCAGAATTGATAgaccaaaacaaaaaatacaatttttacaatataaatgaCCAAGATGGAAATACCAACATTCCAACGTCTTCATCTATGGCCATGAATTTGTCAAATCAAAAACAGACTAAGAAGTCAAACGTCAAAccacataaaaataaaaaatcatcaaATGACCAACAGAAATCTGTAAAGACTACTTCAGGTGCgaaagtttataaaatgatCATTATAGATCACTCACCTACTAAGAAACAAGCGGCTTATGTTCCTTATTACGAATCAGAGAGGCCGAAACAGAGCTTTGTTGTACCACCAGCATCAGTACAAAGAACAACGCCAATACCACAATCAGCACAAGGAGCAAATATGCTAGCACACAATATGCCAATACTAGCACTACAATTAGCACAAAATACATCTCTAATAGCAACACCAGAATCAGCACAAAAAGAAATACCAACACTAATACCACAATTAGCACAAAAAGCAACATCAGCATCAACACAAATACTAGCACTACAATCAGCACAAAAAGTAACACAAATGCTAATACCACAATTAGCACAAAGAGAAACACCAACATCACCACTACAATCAGCACAAAGAGAAACATTAACACTAGCACCACAATTAGCACAAAAAGCAATATTAATACCAACACAAACACTAGCACCACAATCAGCACAAAAACCAACACCAACATTAGCATCACAATCAGCACAAAAAGTAACATTAACACCACCACTAAAATCAGCACAAAGAGAAACATTAACACCAGCATCACAATTAGCACAAACAGAAATATCAATACCAACACTACAATCAGAACAAAGAATAACATCAATACCGCTATCATACTCAATACGAACACCAATGCCAATATTACAATCAGCATTATTATCAGTACCATCCCTTAATGATTCTTGCACAGCTCCATTGCAAATTCCTGATGCTCAATATTCAAATATCAAACCACTTACTACAAACTCATGTCCAATGAATCCAAGAATTACCGCTGCTACATATGCTCCATCGATAATTAGAGAACCACAAAATATGACTCAAAATCGAAGCTTGTTAATTGCTCCATCGTCATCGGTTTCGACAAATTCTTCGACTAATAATTACACGAGTAATACTTATATAGCTCAGAGAAATAACACTGCGTCAAGTAAGACTGCACCTACATCCATGATATCGAATTTACAATCGATGAATGATATTTCTTACCAAAATTTAAAGGCAGGACAACCGCATGATACTCATAGTACAATAAAGCTGCAGAATGCAGTTCATAATAGGTGTAGTAATAGATCAACCAAAGTAATGCCTATTGTCAGATCACGGAACAGTATAAAGTCATATATGAACAATGGAACCTCTAGTCTTCCAGTGTCATCTGAtcaaaatcattataataattctaatatcaAGTATACTTCCATGAGTGGAGGAAATTTGACTATAATGCAAACGCAATATTCTCagcaaaataataatcggATAAATAATGTAGGTAGTATACAAAAACAATCGAATAATCCATTCCAAATGTCCACTTTCTGTCAGCCAGTTATTGCGAATTCCCATTCTGTGATGTCCCCTCAACAACCGCTTGTTCATTATCAGCCTAACACAAGTGTAGCAAATTCTCAATTTGTGCACTCTTTATATATGTGCCATTTTTGTCCAAAGGTTTCATACTTTTCAACGGTACAAGAGTTGGATTATCACTTGAATGTTCaacataattttttctgtaatatttGTAACGAACGTTTGTACACTTCAAACGATCTCGATATTCATAAGTTACAGCATGATTCATTGTGGttttaaaatatgtttcaAAGTTGAAACTTGAACTATATCTTCGCAAATGCGCGAAAAAATGAAACACggtattgttatttattatgtaattgtTTAAGTAATCATTGGCataattaacttttaaaataacGTTACGATAAATTTACTTCATTTCCAccttgatataaattttataattggcgataattttttttatttatatagtttttttatttcttacttgtatagtttttctattctttgaaaatatt
It includes:
- the LOC122630706 gene encoding uncharacterized protein LOC122630706, encoding MSTEIELNSCILPSNYEQPKNPKVLLVKLEKLGISLKEQNIVSKVEHSIAQYIDYSKINFFNHSSNVLAHNSEVSSAISECINEALAKLNPFEKEVMIKYLLSKHAKSNALTIQLEQNSSSSKRILQDVYNLEKFSEIFSCEKSNVWLKSTENMKYPEICTSSIYEVEGTSNLSKLPQIIQDEIISPQRMILKTHLQRYLQRFSRNSSLAEVNSMTVSDEILKRSSKLKEIQILPLLITEQNISPKKSNETLKLISAIDYENITILQNNERTLIDNDKQNVLQKNTDQGLSRIEDLLPQFIVDKSSSVNNITNESIISVLKETATDGIPVNNNSISTESSILYDVKKSTKYIGLSNETSVNNDSRKVISDSDITKIDVNDINVPKSVQIEEIQSKINTSDNPFFYECIACGLFFPEFKILQSHLKKCLKKERNSVNDNDTIFNRSKGVNIFENSKCDDIPELNSLIHQQESSALGNNSTILSTFLMFPSISPISKSKIKKINHDIRQKDKRARRKLLQYNNKNTRCTVCSEVFDSMISLSKHIYGHTEKELQKAYEIAKRKQRWKSANDSDGERTDMNTIDSSEKTQTSESSSTLLIDSTTVESLQTILENKKDGNTENKIISMEKMKQSESKEITNSLDPLAIETNKHVSMKISTACETKSIKFCACHKNEFGNKTSIELVLLCNICNILFQTRECFEAHFENVETYLCNAKRLTSRVPKLYCSVCQVVLYSFIGMRQHMENHLKNFPSIKLFCHVCKVRFIGMGPIFNLHWFNHTRNICYVASASNFPKISIVDPTSEIWSIITSDQFKYLIVTEHVCSICNAQCFSKNQLKYHMSFCTESSVSKLSSIISTNNHENEGIQSELNLRLFCNICNLTFSQKSLYEKHVANHKSNLQSQYIYLSETDVKRTYICNICANIYENLKEFMMHWQDHNMVHETFMCNQCKKSFFNLETYIEHSKQCNISIINVANTSYQEIYHKMDFTCKICNLTFDSDRTLCQHTSIHHEKFPNLNTIPSNNACNDLNLQKISLIYPTELERDLIAPIIHTTHSIDEITTNSTAPVNKSIFEVPENNNSTINQSIDSLKLSTNSGSVESSTVDKNLENLSSVSDTEIDDLNATKINNFMGNNRPSVLMNKSEKEENTTAINNSLDKYDNRKDLNNRNTVIVKSPDLKKNDVLDNPLPSENIDINEKEDDVILIEPNILKETVKPTTSLQSNNSTEKSEEPIQTKKYLRVKNISELIDQNKKYNFYNINDQDGNTNIPTSSSMAMNLSNQKQTKKSNVKPHKNKKSSNDQQKSVKTTSGAKVYKMIIIDHSPTKKQAAYVPYYESERPKQSFVVPPASVQRTTPIPQSAQGANMLAHNMPILALQLAQNTSLIATPESAQKEIPTLIPQLAQKATSASTQILALQSAQKVTQMLIPQLAQRETPTSPLQSAQRETLTLAPQLAQKAILIPTQTLAPQSAQKPTPTLASQSAQKVTLTPPLKSAQRETLTPASQLAQTEISIPTLQSEQRITSIPLSYSIRTPMPILQSALLSVPSLNDSCTAPLQIPDAQYSNIKPLTTNSCPMNPRITAATYAPSIIREPQNMTQNRSLLIAPSSSVSTNSSTNNYTSNTYIAQRNNTASSKTAPTSMISNLQSMNDISYQNLKAGQPHDTHSTIKLQNAVHNRCSNRSTKVMPIVRSRNSIKSYMNNGTSSLPVSSDQNHYNNSNIKYTSMSGGNLTIMQTQYSQQNNNRINNVGSIQKQSNNPFQMSTFCQPVIANSHSVMSPQQPLVHYQPNTSVANSQFVHSLYMCHFCPKVSYFSTVQELDYHLNVQHNFFCNICNERLYTSNDLDIHKLQHDSLWF